In Phycisphaerae bacterium, one genomic interval encodes:
- a CDS encoding immunoglobulin domain-containing protein → MFRSLRLVPAIALMLALSVAMQPTQAQVCPDDAIFAQGPADPNSAWIAAGSDAGASVLHYENFLVTGGQSICDIHWWGLFVYAPWEPCTETSLQFAITFYADFDGTPGTPTCTYYAIPTAIPTGQYYSDQPLWYFSVNALAPCCDTTYGWVSIQALGDDSCWFHWMSASSGDGRAFKYATGGDSGPVQYDLSICLTPAPLPAGACCLGSLCVPYTLQADCTLAGGTWQGANTTCEPNPCPQPSGACCFIDYSCSDLTASDCARFEGQWLGPDTTCAQNPCGSACAAWTEEDYGGPAAGVGHAMAYDAAREAVVLLGNEFDAETWLWSGSGWVSAAPATSPPPRSDHALAYDAARGVVVLFGGSYTFEYWQVLNDTWTWDGTTWTPQSPVHQPPARSGHTLAYDAARGVTVLFGGLDGLGVPLGDTWEWDGTDWTLRASSGPGPRYRAASAYDAERAVVVLFGGGTFATSYALGDTWEWNGATWSQRATSGPTPRLGHAMVYDPGRAGCVLFGGSGSAEMMSDETWVWDGAAWSQLFPVLRPTPRAGHALAFDAARAETVLFGGYNCYPNADTWTLVVEPAPLISQQPQNVAACEGETARFTVVAGRADALTYRWYRDGAPLSDGQHVEGATTDTLTIISSAAADAGSYTVRVANACAARTSAPATLTVATTTTITAQPQPVTVVAGNVVTFTVAATGTELTYAWFKGGQPLADGGRISGARTAMLTVHAATPADAGAYTVRVTGACGTQTSTAATLTVLPDRDGDGIPDTSDNCPDALNPDQRDSDGDGVGDVCDGCPGDANKLVPGACGCGTPDTDTDGDGVPDCVDNCPTQANADQADSDGDDIGDVCDDDQSERPKPEPADSAFIRGLIDFISADEGDSADREHFLDVLSDILRSLPGAEDPNDVSDANSPTDQSGRPDVAAALCPTTSALLFGLTLVGLSRVRRR, encoded by the coding sequence ATGTTCCGCTCGCTGCGACTCGTACCTGCGATCGCTCTCATGCTCGCGCTAAGTGTGGCGATGCAGCCCACCCAGGCGCAGGTCTGCCCGGACGACGCCATCTTCGCCCAGGGCCCCGCCGACCCGAACAGCGCCTGGATCGCCGCCGGCAGCGATGCCGGCGCCAGCGTGCTGCATTACGAGAACTTCCTGGTCACCGGCGGGCAGTCGATCTGCGACATCCACTGGTGGGGCCTGTTCGTCTACGCACCGTGGGAACCGTGCACTGAGACCAGCCTCCAATTCGCGATCACGTTCTACGCCGATTTCGACGGCACGCCCGGGACGCCCACCTGCACGTATTACGCCATCCCCACGGCGATCCCGACCGGGCAGTATTACAGCGACCAACCGCTGTGGTACTTCAGCGTAAACGCGCTCGCGCCCTGTTGCGACACCACCTACGGCTGGGTTTCGATCCAGGCCCTCGGCGACGATAGCTGCTGGTTCCACTGGATGAGCGCCAGCTCCGGAGACGGCCGGGCGTTCAAGTACGCAACGGGCGGCGATTCCGGCCCGGTGCAATACGACCTGAGCATTTGCCTCACGCCGGCGCCGCTCCCTGCGGGCGCGTGCTGCCTCGGGAGCCTCTGCGTGCCTTACACGCTGCAGGCCGATTGCACGCTCGCCGGCGGCACCTGGCAGGGCGCCAACACAACGTGCGAGCCGAACCCGTGCCCGCAGCCCAGCGGCGCCTGCTGTTTCATCGACTATTCGTGCAGCGATCTCACGGCGAGCGACTGCGCACGCTTTGAAGGTCAGTGGCTCGGCCCCGACACGACTTGTGCGCAGAATCCGTGTGGTTCGGCCTGTGCGGCATGGACCGAGGAAGACTACGGCGGCCCCGCCGCCGGCGTGGGCCATGCCATGGCGTACGACGCGGCGCGCGAGGCCGTCGTCCTGCTGGGCAACGAATTCGATGCCGAAACCTGGCTGTGGAGCGGCAGCGGGTGGGTGTCCGCCGCGCCTGCAACCAGTCCGCCCCCGCGCAGCGACCATGCGCTCGCGTATGACGCGGCGCGCGGCGTGGTCGTGCTCTTCGGAGGTTCGTACACCTTTGAGTACTGGCAGGTGCTCAACGACACGTGGACCTGGGACGGCACCACGTGGACGCCCCAGTCCCCCGTACACCAACCGCCGGCGCGCAGCGGCCACACGCTCGCCTACGACGCCGCGCGCGGCGTGACGGTGTTATTCGGGGGCCTGGATGGGCTGGGCGTCCCGCTGGGTGACACGTGGGAATGGGACGGCACGGACTGGACGCTGCGGGCGTCGTCCGGCCCCGGGCCGCGCTATCGCGCAGCCAGCGCCTATGACGCCGAGCGCGCCGTGGTCGTCCTGTTCGGCGGCGGCACGTTCGCGACGTCATACGCGCTCGGCGATACATGGGAATGGAACGGCGCGACCTGGAGCCAGCGCGCCACAAGCGGCCCGACGCCGCGCCTTGGACATGCGATGGTCTACGACCCCGGTCGCGCGGGGTGCGTCCTCTTCGGCGGCAGCGGCTCGGCGGAGATGATGAGTGACGAGACGTGGGTCTGGGACGGTGCGGCTTGGTCGCAGCTCTTCCCGGTGCTCCGGCCGACGCCCCGCGCCGGGCACGCGCTGGCGTTTGACGCCGCCCGCGCGGAGACCGTGCTGTTCGGCGGGTACAATTGCTACCCCAATGCCGACACATGGACGCTGGTCGTGGAGCCCGCGCCGCTGATCAGCCAGCAGCCGCAGAATGTGGCAGCCTGTGAAGGCGAGACGGCACGGTTCACGGTGGTCGCCGGGCGGGCCGACGCCCTCACGTACCGGTGGTACCGTGACGGTGCGCCGCTCAGCGACGGACAGCACGTCGAAGGCGCCACGACCGACACGCTGACGATTATCAGCTCCGCCGCGGCCGACGCCGGCAGTTACACCGTCAGGGTGGCCAACGCGTGTGCGGCGCGGACCAGCGCGCCGGCCACGTTGACCGTCGCGACGACAACCACCATCACCGCGCAGCCGCAGCCCGTGACCGTTGTCGCCGGCAACGTTGTCACGTTCACGGTCGCAGCCACCGGAACCGAACTGACGTACGCGTGGTTCAAGGGCGGCCAGCCGCTGGCGGACGGCGGCCGCATCAGCGGAGCGCGGACCGCCATGCTGACGGTCCACGCGGCGACGCCCGCGGATGCTGGCGCGTACACGGTGCGGGTCACTGGCGCGTGTGGCACGCAAACCAGCACGGCAGCGACCCTGACGGTTCTGCCCGACCGCGACGGCGACGGCATCCCCGACACCAGCGACAATTGCCCGGACGCGCTCAACCCCGACCAACGCGACTCCGACGGCGACGGTGTCGGCGACGTCTGCGACGGTTGCCCCGGCGACGCGAACAAGCTCGTGCCGGGCGCCTGTGGCTGCGGCACGCCGGACACGGATACTGACGGCGACGGCGTTCCGGATTGCGTGGACAACTGCCCCACGCAGGCCAACGCCGATCAGGCCGACAGCGACGGCGACGACATCGGCGACGTATGTGATGACGATCAGAGCGAGCGGCCCAAGCCTGAGCCGGCCGACTCGGCGTTCATCCGTGGCCTGATTGATTTCATCAGCGCGGACGAAGGCGACAGCGCCGACCGGGAGCACTTCCTGGACGTGCTGAGTGACATACTCCGGTCGCTGCCGGGGGCTGAGGATCCGAACGACGTGTCAGACGCCAACAGCCCGACGGATCAGTCCGGCCGTCCGGACGTGGCCGCCGCATTGTGTCCGACCACCAGCGCGCTCCTGTTCGGCCTTACGCTGGTCGGCTTGAGCCGCGTGCGCCGTCGCTGA
- a CDS encoding lipid-A-disaccharide synthase N-terminal domain-containing protein: MLAEITWQWIVKELQNPLVLFGFAGQFVFFLRFAVQWFASERRGRSHIPIAFWYLSLIGGGMTFVYAALKPDLVFMTAQALGLFIYVRNLMLIYRRKARAAGRRRGFPVIFDDAEAADATPVPRAEDPL; this comes from the coding sequence ATGCTGGCGGAAATCACCTGGCAGTGGATCGTCAAGGAACTCCAGAATCCGCTGGTGCTGTTTGGTTTCGCCGGGCAGTTCGTGTTCTTCCTGCGCTTCGCGGTGCAGTGGTTCGCGTCGGAGCGCCGCGGCCGCAGCCACATCCCGATCGCGTTCTGGTATCTGAGCCTGATCGGCGGTGGGATGACCTTCGTGTACGCGGCGCTCAAGCCCGATCTCGTCTTCATGACGGCGCAGGCGCTGGGCCTCTTCATCTACGTTCGCAACCTGATGCTGATCTATCGGCGGAAGGCCCGCGCGGCGGGGCGGCGGCGCGGGTTCCCCGTGATCTTTGATGATGCCGAGGCGGCCGACGCCACGCCCGTGCCGCGGGCTGAGGATCCGCTCTGA
- a CDS encoding acetyl-CoA carboxylase carboxyltransferase subunit beta: MAESTHSPRRNVEVPEGLWIRCVRCGAMVYRRILEEELHVCPECDYHYRIDARTRLAQLNDPGTFEEFLPDLESSDPLEFTDRISYRERLEKTKQETGETEAIVVGKGFIKGRPLIMGVMNPNFIMGSMGAVVGEKVAAAAERAMNEGLPLLMVTCSGGARMMEGMVSLAQMAKTSAAVAKFDDAGGLYIVVMTDPTTAGVAASFAFLGDVTLAEPGALIGFAGPRVIANTIKATLPEGFQRAEFMLEHGFVDRIVHRRDLRSEIARIIDYCNK, translated from the coding sequence ATGGCTGAGAGCACGCATTCCCCCCGCCGCAATGTCGAGGTTCCGGAGGGGCTCTGGATCCGCTGCGTCCGCTGCGGCGCGATGGTGTACCGGCGGATTCTGGAGGAAGAGCTGCACGTCTGTCCGGAATGCGACTACCACTACCGCATCGACGCGCGGACGCGCCTGGCGCAGTTGAACGACCCGGGGACGTTTGAGGAGTTTCTGCCAGACCTGGAATCGAGCGACCCGCTCGAGTTCACCGATCGCATCTCGTACCGGGAGCGCCTGGAGAAGACGAAACAGGAGACGGGCGAGACCGAGGCCATCGTCGTCGGCAAGGGGTTCATCAAGGGCCGCCCGCTGATCATGGGCGTGATGAACCCGAACTTCATCATGGGGTCGATGGGCGCCGTGGTGGGCGAGAAGGTCGCCGCGGCGGCCGAGCGTGCCATGAACGAGGGCCTGCCGCTCTTAATGGTCACGTGCAGCGGCGGCGCGCGGATGATGGAGGGCATGGTCTCGCTGGCGCAGATGGCGAAAACGTCGGCGGCGGTGGCGAAGTTCGATGACGCCGGCGGGCTGTACATCGTAGTGATGACGGACCCGACGACGGCGGGCGTGGCGGCGAGCTTCGCGTTTCTGGGCGACGTGACGCTGGCGGAGCCGGGCGCGCTGATCGGCTTCGCCGGGCCGCGCGTGATCGCGAACACGATCAAGGCGACGTTGCCGGAGGGCTTTCAGCGGGCGGAGTTCATGCTGGAGCACGGCTTCGTGGATCGGATCGTGCACCGGCGCGACCTGCGCAGCGAGATTGCGCGGATCATCGACTACTGCAACAAGTAG
- a CDS encoding histidine phosphatase family protein, translating to MKVVLIPCGETEWHAAGRLLGRVELPLTGAGREQCGSWAQRLGALGLQRILHGPDELATETAAAVARQLAVPAKELAELAEVDIGLWAGLTEGQLKKRFASAHRELRESPLHVQPPGGESLATAAERVTACIRKQARKNGKQAIGVVMRPFSFALAKFALGGGTATELCEAARSATEPVVIEYECPPAQRTPRRTATEPGSKHG from the coding sequence ATGAAAGTGGTGCTGATCCCGTGCGGCGAGACCGAATGGCACGCCGCCGGCCGCCTGCTCGGGCGGGTGGAGTTGCCGCTGACCGGGGCGGGGCGGGAGCAGTGCGGGTCGTGGGCACAGCGTTTGGGCGCGCTGGGCCTGCAGCGCATCTTGCACGGGCCGGACGAGCTGGCGACCGAGACGGCCGCGGCGGTCGCGCGGCAACTGGCGGTACCGGCGAAGGAGCTGGCCGAGCTGGCCGAGGTGGACATCGGGCTGTGGGCCGGCCTGACCGAGGGCCAGCTCAAGAAGCGGTTCGCGTCGGCGCATCGCGAGCTGCGCGAGTCGCCACTGCATGTGCAGCCGCCGGGCGGCGAGAGCCTGGCCACGGCGGCGGAGCGCGTGACGGCGTGCATCCGCAAGCAGGCGCGCAAGAATGGGAAGCAGGCGATCGGCGTGGTGATGCGTCCGTTCAGCTTCGCGCTGGCGAAGTTTGCCCTGGGGGGTGGCACGGCCACGGAGCTTTGCGAGGCCGCGCGCAGTGCGACCGAGCCGGTCGTGATCGAGTACGAATGCCCCCCCGCCCAGCGCACGCCGCGCCGGACGGCAACCGAACCCGGGAGCAAGCATGGCTGA
- the rpe gene encoding ribulose-phosphate 3-epimerase: protein MSTEPLIRIAPSVLDADFGRLADQIALVEAAGADALHLDVMDGHLVPNLSLGVPVVAGIARHTDLFLDTHLMITDPGKYAQAFVDAGAGSVTFHIEAVPEPRGLIKQIRDLGAKVGVSLNPGTPVEDVLGVVADVDIVLVMTVWPGFGGQQFITDCLKKIEVLADQMDDDQWLEVDGGINAETAALAVAAGADTLVAGSAIFGAADPGQALQTLRRAAQRAQAEAEQKA from the coding sequence ATGAGTACCGAGCCGCTAATCCGGATTGCCCCCTCGGTGCTGGACGCCGACTTTGGCCGGTTGGCAGACCAGATTGCGCTGGTCGAGGCGGCGGGCGCGGACGCCCTGCACCTGGATGTGATGGACGGGCATCTGGTGCCCAACCTGTCGCTGGGCGTGCCGGTGGTGGCGGGGATCGCGCGGCATACGGACCTATTTCTCGACACGCACCTGATGATCACGGACCCGGGCAAGTACGCGCAGGCGTTCGTGGACGCCGGCGCCGGCAGCGTCACCTTTCACATCGAGGCGGTGCCGGAGCCGCGCGGGCTGATCAAGCAGATTCGCGACCTGGGCGCGAAGGTGGGGGTGTCGCTGAACCCCGGCACGCCGGTGGAGGACGTGCTGGGCGTCGTGGCGGACGTGGACATCGTGCTGGTGATGACGGTGTGGCCCGGCTTCGGCGGGCAGCAGTTCATCACCGATTGTCTGAAGAAGATCGAGGTGCTCGCGGATCAGATGGATGACGACCAGTGGCTCGAGGTCGACGGCGGCATCAACGCCGAGACCGCCGCCCTGGCGGTCGCGGCGGGGGCCGACACCTTGGTGGCCGGGTCGGCGATTTTCGGAGCGGCCGACCCGGGACAAGCCCTGCAGACGCTACGGAGGGCGGCGCAGCGCGCGCAAGCCGAAGCGGAGCAGAAGGCATGA
- a CDS encoding phosphoglycerate kinase, whose protein sequence is MAKKSVRDLNVRGRRVLIRADLNVPLDKQQQVTDDRRIRMFLPTLEHVLNNGGRAIVMSHLGRPKGDPAQDAKYSLKPVAERMSKLLSKPVQFVPATIGAPATDAVKKLKDGEVLLLENVRFHAAETIIDEAKKNPDKKLTPQQDTLRKEFAAALAAHGEMYVNDAFGTCHRKHVSMYDVPAALPKGTRVLGFLVEKELQYLGEALQSPKRPFVAVLGGAKVSDKIGVIQNLLQRVDHILIGGAMTFTFWAAQGRAVGKSLCERDKLDLAKSLLQQAGNKLHLPVDSVAATELRDGVPTQTIAGELPADLMGLDVGPKTLEEFGRLVRDAKTIVWNGPLGAFETKPFEAGTYALARAIAEATDRGAVTVIGGGDSAAAVEQAGLAERVTHISTGGGASLEFLEGKRFGPIDILDDA, encoded by the coding sequence ATGGCGAAAAAATCGGTTCGAGATCTGAATGTGCGGGGTCGGCGCGTCCTCATCCGAGCCGACCTGAATGTGCCGCTGGACAAGCAGCAGCAAGTGACGGACGACCGTCGCATCCGGATGTTCCTGCCAACACTGGAGCACGTTCTGAACAACGGCGGGAGGGCCATCGTTATGAGCCACCTCGGCCGGCCCAAGGGCGACCCGGCGCAGGACGCCAAGTACTCGCTCAAGCCGGTCGCCGAGCGGATGAGCAAGCTCTTGTCCAAGCCAGTGCAGTTCGTGCCGGCCACGATCGGGGCGCCGGCCACGGACGCCGTGAAGAAGCTCAAGGACGGCGAGGTGCTCCTGCTGGAAAATGTCCGCTTCCACGCCGCCGAAACCATCATTGACGAGGCGAAGAAGAACCCGGACAAGAAACTGACGCCGCAGCAAGACACGTTGCGGAAAGAGTTTGCGGCGGCGCTCGCGGCCCACGGCGAGATGTACGTCAACGACGCTTTCGGCACCTGCCATCGCAAGCACGTGAGCATGTACGACGTACCGGCGGCGCTGCCGAAGGGCACGCGCGTGCTGGGGTTCCTGGTCGAGAAGGAACTGCAGTACCTTGGCGAGGCGCTGCAATCGCCGAAGCGCCCGTTCGTGGCGGTGCTGGGCGGCGCCAAGGTGAGCGACAAGATTGGCGTCATTCAGAACCTGCTGCAGCGGGTGGATCACATTCTGATCGGCGGGGCGATGACGTTCACGTTCTGGGCGGCACAGGGCCGCGCGGTCGGCAAGAGTTTGTGCGAGCGCGACAAGCTCGACCTCGCGAAGAGCCTGCTGCAACAGGCGGGCAACAAGCTGCACCTGCCGGTGGACTCGGTGGCCGCGACTGAGCTGCGCGACGGCGTGCCGACGCAGACGATTGCCGGAGAGCTGCCGGCGGACCTGATGGGGTTGGACGTTGGGCCGAAGACGCTGGAGGAATTTGGCCGACTGGTGCGCGACGCGAAGACCATCGTGTGGAACGGACCGCTGGGGGCGTTCGAGACGAAGCCCTTCGAGGCCGGCACGTACGCGCTGGCGCGGGCGATCGCGGAGGCGACCGACCGCGGGGCGGTGACGGTGATTGGCGGCGGTGACAGCGCGGCCGCGGTGGAGCAGGCCGGGCTGGCGGAACGGGTGACGCACATCAGCACCGGCGGCGGCGCCTCGCTGGAGTTCCTGGAAGGCAAGCGCTTCGGGCCGATCGACATCTTGGACGACGCCTAG
- the gap gene encoding type I glyceraldehyde-3-phosphate dehydrogenase, which yields MAIRIGINGFGRIGRLVVRAGLKDKNVEFVGVNDLVPPDNLAYLFRYDTVHGRYAGTVAATESALKIDGREIRCLAEKDPAALPWKDLKADYVIESTGLFTTRADASKHLTAGAKRVVISAPAKDKDIPTFVLGVNDEKYNPKTDTIVSNASCTTNCLAPLAKIVNDNFGLEEALMTTVHSITATQKTADGPSKKDWRGGRAASYNIIPSSTGAAKAVTLCIPELKGKLTGMAFRVPTLDVSAVDLTVRTSKETSLEKINAAIKAASEGKMKGIMGYTEEEVVSSDFIGCPLSSIYDAKASIELNSRFFKLVSWYDNEYGYSCRVVDLVKLMAAKDGLM from the coding sequence ATGGCGATTCGGATTGGTATCAACGGGTTCGGGCGGATCGGACGGCTGGTGGTGCGGGCCGGCCTGAAAGACAAGAACGTCGAGTTCGTCGGCGTGAACGACCTGGTGCCGCCGGACAACCTGGCGTACCTGTTCCGCTATGACACGGTTCATGGGCGCTACGCGGGCACGGTCGCGGCGACGGAATCGGCGCTGAAGATCGACGGGCGCGAGATTCGCTGCTTGGCGGAGAAGGACCCTGCGGCGCTGCCATGGAAGGACCTGAAAGCCGACTACGTGATCGAATCGACCGGCCTGTTCACGACCCGGGCGGATGCGTCGAAGCACCTGACTGCGGGTGCGAAGCGCGTGGTGATATCGGCGCCCGCGAAGGACAAGGACATTCCGACGTTCGTGCTGGGCGTGAACGACGAGAAGTACAACCCGAAGACAGACACGATCGTCTCGAACGCGAGCTGCACGACAAACTGCCTGGCCCCGCTGGCGAAGATCGTGAACGACAACTTCGGCCTCGAAGAGGCGTTGATGACGACGGTGCACAGCATCACCGCGACGCAGAAGACTGCCGACGGGCCGTCGAAGAAAGATTGGCGCGGCGGGCGCGCAGCCAGCTACAACATCATTCCGTCGAGCACCGGCGCCGCGAAAGCGGTCACGCTCTGCATCCCGGAACTCAAGGGCAAGCTGACCGGCATGGCGTTCCGCGTGCCCACGCTGGACGTGTCGGCCGTGGACCTGACCGTGCGGACCTCGAAGGAGACGTCGCTGGAGAAGATCAACGCGGCGATCAAGGCGGCGTCCGAGGGCAAGATGAAGGGCATCATGGGCTACACGGAGGAAGAGGTCGTGAGCTCGGACTTCATCGGCTGCCCGCTGTCGAGCATTTATGATGCCAAGGCGAGCATCGAGCTGAATTCGCGGTTCTTCAAGCTCGTGTCGTGGTACGACAACGAGTACGGCTATTCGTGCCGCGTAGTTGATCTGGTCAAGTTGATGGCGGCCAAGGATGGCCTGATGTAG
- a CDS encoding D-cysteine desulfhydrase family protein: MFEPERVPLANLPTPLVRLERLGAALAGAEVWVKRDDLTGLEVSGNKVRKLEYIAAEALASGCDTLVTEGTSQSNHCRATAAVCARLGMQAVLLFRPAAPELPQGNHLLDVLFGAQTRSFPRPEYAAQRERIIADVLAELKAAGRKPRFTPAGSSEPLGCWGYLRAARELAEQLQAAGIGECDVLVAISSGATYAGLLLGRMLHRLDSWRLWAVPVSDNVAEHTAKATELCQEAVARYDLPVQFDAGALAFIDGYVGEGYAVPYPAEIEGLRLLAHTEAIVLDPVYTGKAFCALLDGIRSRRFGFDRPVVFIHTGGIFSDFAWPRLFLESV, from the coding sequence ATGTTTGAGCCGGAACGTGTGCCGCTGGCCAACCTCCCGACGCCCCTGGTGCGGCTGGAGCGCCTGGGCGCGGCGCTGGCCGGGGCGGAAGTCTGGGTAAAGCGCGATGACCTCACGGGGCTGGAGGTCTCCGGCAACAAGGTGCGGAAGCTGGAATACATCGCGGCCGAGGCGCTGGCGAGCGGCTGCGACACGCTGGTGACCGAGGGGACCTCGCAGTCCAACCACTGCCGCGCGACCGCCGCGGTCTGCGCGCGGCTAGGAATGCAGGCCGTGTTGCTGTTTCGGCCAGCGGCGCCGGAGCTGCCGCAGGGCAACCACCTGCTGGATGTGTTGTTTGGCGCGCAGACGCGCTCGTTCCCGCGCCCGGAGTACGCGGCCCAGCGCGAACGGATCATCGCGGACGTGCTGGCCGAGTTGAAAGCGGCCGGTCGCAAGCCGCGGTTCACCCCGGCCGGGTCGTCGGAGCCGCTGGGCTGCTGGGGCTACCTGCGCGCGGCGCGCGAGCTGGCCGAGCAGCTCCAGGCGGCGGGGATCGGCGAGTGCGACGTCCTCGTCGCGATCTCGTCCGGCGCGACGTACGCCGGGCTGCTCTTGGGCCGGATGCTGCACCGGCTGGATTCGTGGCGGCTCTGGGCGGTTCCAGTAAGCGACAACGTCGCGGAGCACACCGCGAAGGCGACGGAGCTCTGCCAGGAGGCGGTCGCGCGGTACGACCTGCCGGTGCAGTTCGACGCGGGGGCGCTGGCGTTCATCGACGGGTATGTGGGAGAGGGTTACGCGGTGCCATATCCGGCGGAGATCGAGGGCTTGCGGCTTCTGGCGCACACCGAGGCGATCGTTCTAGATCCGGTATACACGGGAAAGGCGTTCTGTGCTCTGTTGGACGGCATTCGCAGCCGTCGGTTCGGCTTCGACCGGCCGGTAGTCTTCATCCACACGGGTGGGATCTTCTCCGACTTCGCGTGGCCACGGCTATTTCTGGAAAGCGTCTAA